One Psilocybe cubensis strain MGC-MH-2018 chromosome 9, whole genome shotgun sequence genomic window, AAAGCGTCAGCATCTTTTGGGTTCAGCATATCATAATATTCCTCCAACACCGCTTACTCAGAAATCAAACTATCTCCTCTCTTCTCTATAAGGGTATTCTAAATGACTAACTTTTGTCTCTTCATGCCAAGATGCTGATTTCATTATAATACGAATGGCTTCATTTTATCTGAAATTGGACCTGACCAGAGCCTCTCGAAGAAAACTGAATCTGTGGGGAGGACATGTATAAGTTAAAGGATCCTTATATAACTTGTTTTATACCGCTAATGTGACCCATCCTGTTTGCAGGATGGTTTGATATTGTCAGCAGAATAGTCATCAACAACTGGATCCGCCAACTCCGTTGAAAAACCGGAAGCTCCCCGTGGCCCATTTTAAGGCTTAGGAGGCGTGATTAATTCCTGGTATGCTATATGTTCACTACTAAACATGTTGATGTATTTGCTGACATATGCACGTCAGCTGGCCGTGTATAATGTTATACAATGAACAAGCCACAGGATATGAGTCGTGTTATctataaaataaaaataaattagAGAACTTTCAGCAATAACACAATGACTGCATGTCGGCTAATAGATAATTTGCTGGAGATATGAGCAGTCGAACCCTAGGAGAAACAAAGCGTCTCTGCGTAGCTCGTTGATTCACGGCTATTCATCTCTCTCCCGAATATCAGTAAGACGGTGTGGGCGCCTAAAAATATTTACTTCAAATTGTTCTCACGGCAGTCTATTCCTGTCATATATTATATCCCACACAATGTATGTTTTTTCAACGAATATcaaaaatttcaaaaaaGGGTGCTGGTGATATGCTGACGAGCGGTGTGGGCGTGCAAAGGAAGAGAGACAAGCTGGGAAGTGCCTACAACACCCAAAAGCTCGTGCAAAATGCGTTGATGTGTGTGGGTTGCTTCACAAAGCCCTGCTGAACCACAGGTGACTGGGGAGTTGTTGAGAGGGTAAGAACGAAATGTAGACGGTTTTGACGGCTGGGAGCGACGCTGGTGGACGCAATATATTGTATACTTAGACGCAGTTCGAAACGACGCAAGAGAGCGCGGTAAAATTGACGATGAATTCGCAAAAATCTGTTATTTGGGTAGGGAATGATACTCTAAGGGGGAGAAAACATACTCTACCTGCCTAGTATGTCTGAGCTAAGTGGTTCTAACGCTACCATTACTAAAGGGGGAATAGAAAACTATAGAATGTACGAGAAGTTGTGAAATAGGAGCTGTTTTTGAGGGGTGAGGCTGGAGGAAGAACCCGAATTCGTATTTTCCACTAAGTCGATCGCGACGTCTAGGCGTGCCAGGAACGAGTCGAAACGTGGTAAAGGTCTTGACTACTCCATGAGGCTTGATAGGGGGCGTGTTGCGCACAATAGGAGGTGAAGCTACGGGTGTCTGAAAGTAATAAAGTTGATATGGAGTGGTCTGGTTGACGAAAGGGGAGGATGTTATGGATGTCGAGGTTCGTGGTTATAGGCCAATGGTCGATGCGGTGCGCGGCATATCGTGGGAATGCGCAGTCGTGTGAATTCGCGCATTTGTGCGAGCGCGCTCGTAGCGCGACACGGCTTATCACTGGTATATTTTCTTAGTATTATTACTAGTAGGATATCTAGTCAAGAGCTTATTTGGGCATGACTGTTTCTGAatgtcaaagaaaaaaaacttctCCAAAATTTCTCTGCCACTTAATGTTGACAACCACGATCCATCACCAGATTATCAAAGACTGCAAAACAGGTGAACGCAGGCGTTCGACAACGTTCACCTGTGTTTCGGTCTCCTATACCAGATGAGGAGAGGTACACAGTACACGTGGAAAGACGTACCTCTAGCTTCCCGCAGTAGGGCATAGCACAGCTTTAAAACTTAAGCAAACGAGAGAACTGGCCAGAGAGAACATTGAAGTAGTTTTCCacttgtttgttttttgcgAGGTTGCAGGATCGGCTTTCCAAGTGTTGTACAAATCCCGAGATGAGTTTGAACTCTGCATTACACTTCGGACAATTAAACTTCTTGTCATCGTGGGCGGCCGAGTTTAGATGGCTGTTGAGTCCAGCCAGAGTGGTACATTTCTTCTCGCAAAGGAAACATGCGTACGCTTGTTCATTCCAGGACGCCTCCCAGGCGATGTAGCCCGTGACAGTCGACGGGCCAGCCTCAATGCGTTTGATCGAAATATTTGGGACGATACCCACCTTGTGAACTGCAGCTGTAACCTGGTGGCGCGTGACTCTGTGGCAGCCCGATTCGATGTGCAATGCAATCCCAGACGGGCATTTAAACAGAAAGGACATTTAAAGTCGCGACCTTTATGTGCCAACGAATTCTGGTGCTATTGATCTCATAGACAAAATCCGAAAAGTTGAATATGCGCTCAAGGGGCGCAACCTCGGATGGCTCAGGGGCGTGACCTTTTACAGAACCGTCAAACATTTGCCACGCAATTGCCAGTCGCTGTCGGTTGAGTGAACGCAGTATAAGCAAACGTACGCCGACGTAGTTTATCCCAAGATGGAGGCTGACAAGAATGAAGAGTAGGATGTGTGTCGATAAAGGCGACGACACATATGGAACAATTAATGTTCCAAGCTAGACCGAACTGGTGAGTTAGCAGTTCCTAATCAAAATCGCAAATGTTACGTACCAGCATGCCGAAAAGAGCGAGCACAGTTTCTTTGCTGGCATCTTTCGCATTGAGATCACCTACATCGCCTTTACCGGAAATAGGGGTAGCAAAGTGTACCGCAATTGCGGCCTTGGAGCCTCCAGCACAGATGGAGCAGAGAGATTTGAAAATAGCGCTCAGACAGAGAGAAGCAACACGAAGACCAGGAATAGAGAACGTGTTGAAGAACGGGGACAGGGTATCCAGAATCACCGCCGTGTCGTTTAATACATCTGCAAGCAGCCGATAGGTTTTTGCTTCTGGATAAAGAGAAGACCCAATTAGATGTGCGGACAGTATGGCTACAAATTAATCCCGCTGCGCCAGTTCGTCCACAATAAGAGCAAGATGGGACAGCTCGTACTCGTCAGTCGACCGAAGACATCTTGTAACACTGTAAGTAGAAGTGCCTTGGTGGCTGAGGCAGTGGGATCCCCTACACCAAATCCtgagacgacgacgatggtCAGCAGCTTATGAAGATAGGACCAAGTATGCGGCTAACCTTGTAAGATGGCCCTCGATG contains:
- a CDS encoding RUS family member 1 — protein: MAIIEERLDTGGIAHTQLVNGIVKATKSSRPEHGDRHVGMVYIVDLLTRMFLPSGYPNSVSPDYLRYQILNALQAFCNSLAGMLSSRAILQGFGVGDPTASATKALLLTVLQDVFGRLTTILSAHLIGSSLYPEAKTYRLLADVLNDTAVILDTLSPFFNTFSIPGLRVASLCLSAIFKSLCSICAGGSKAAIAVHFATPISGKGDVGDLNAKDASKETVLALFGMLLGTLIVPYVSSPLSTHILLFILVSLHLGINYVGVRLLILRSLNRQRLAIAWQMFDGSVKGHAPEPSEVAPLERIFNFSDFVYEINSTRIRWHIKVATLNVLSV